The Glycine soja cultivar W05 chromosome 6, ASM419377v2, whole genome shotgun sequence genome has a window encoding:
- the LOC114415947 gene encoding uncharacterized protein LOC114415947 — protein MTENRPKRMTLEDYSNPIIPLYFTSIAILEVQAANFSYPYSLIQLIQGNLFHGLPSEDPYAHLATYIDICNTVKIVGVPENATRLNLFSFSLAGKAKLWLRSFKGNSMRTWEEVVEKFLKKYFPESKTIEGKREISSFHQFLDESLSEALDRFRGLLRKTPTHGYSEPVQLNIFIDGLRPQSKQLLDASAGGKIKLKTPEEAMELIENMAANDHAILRDRTYAPTKRSLLELTTQDETLAQNKLLSQQIEALTKTLNKLPQQLQAVSPSHSSIMQVRGCHICGGTHESGLCMAQDDASNEVNYMGSHNHQGFHQRGPQGFYQSDNFLQDHDWRYYPSNNFNQGGSPYQHPSQGPSQQEKPPISIEEMLLSFIQETRANAQETKAFIQANAQETKAFIQETRSHQKSTDAAIRNLEIQIGQLAESTTEKPIETFSVNAEMKPKEDCKVIFTEREEEEKKTEEDVRDEEGEKKEEKEMRRKHNNGRSTHK, from the coding sequence ATGACAGAAAATCGTCCAAAGAGGATGACGCTGGAGGATTACTCTAATCCTATTATACCTCTATACTTCACCAGCATAGCCATACTAGAGGTGCAGGCGGCCAACTTCTCATATCCATATTCCTTGATCCAGCTGATTCAAGGGAATCTATTTCACGGCCTACCAAGTGAAGATCCATACGCACACCTGGCCACATACATCGACATTTGCAACACGGTGAAGATAGTCGGGGTTCCTGAAAATGCAACACGCCTcaatcttttctctttttcactagCAGGTAAAGCAAAATTATGGCTTCGCTCGTTTAAGGGGAATAGCATGCGGACATGGGAAGAAGTTGTAGAGAAATTCTTAAAGAAATACTTTCCAGAATCAAAGACTATTGAAGGGAAGAGGGAAATCTCTTCCTTCCATCAATTTCTTGATGAATCCCTCAGTGAGGCACTCGACCGTTTCCGCGGACTGCTAAGGAAAACACCTACACATGGGTACAGTGAACCGGTGCAACTAAACATCTTCATAGATGGCCTACGACCACAATCAAAGCAATTACTGGATGCATCCGCAGGAGGGAAGATCAAGCTAAAGACACCGGAGGAGGCAATGGAACTCATAGAAAACATGGCAGCTAATGATCACGCCATTCTTCGTGATCGCACATATGCACCAACAAAGAGAAGCCTTCTAGAACTCACCACTCAAGATGAAACCTTGGCTCAAAATAAGTTGTTGTCCCAACAAATAGAAGCCCTGACAAAGACCCTCAACAAGCTTCCACAGCAACTACAAGCGGTAAGTCCTTCTCACTCTTCTATTATGCAGGTAAGGGGATGTCACATATGTGGAGGAACACATGAGTCAGGCTTATGCATGGCCCAAGATGACGCATCCAATGAAGTTAACTACATGGGCAGTCATAATCATCAAGGATTCCATCAAAGAGGACCACAAGGATTCTATCAGAGCGATAATTTTTTGCAGGACCATGATTGGAGATATTATCCAAGTAATAACTTCAACCAAGGGGGTTCACCCTATCAGCATCCTAGCCAGGGTCCGAGTCAGCAAGAGAAGCCGCCTATCAGTATAGAGGAAATGCTATTAAGCTTCATCCAAGAGACAAGGGCAAACGCTCAGGAGACGAAGGCATTCATCCAGGCAAACGCTCAAGAGACGAAAGCATTCATCCAGGAGACGAGATCACATCAAAAGAGCACAGATGCAGCTATCAGAAACCTGGAGATACAAATAGGCCAACTAGCTGAGTCAACTACTGAAAAGCCCATTGAAACCTTTTCGGTAAATGCTGAGATGAAGCCCAAAGAGGATTGCAAGGTAATTTTCACTgagagagaagaggaagaaaagaaaactgaggaAGATGTGCGtgatgaagaaggagaaaagaaggaagagaaagaaatgaggaGAAAGCACAACAATGGGAGAAGTACTCACAAGTAG